A region of Thermobifida halotolerans DNA encodes the following proteins:
- a CDS encoding sensor histidine kinase has protein sequence MRFSAAALRRLLRAVVRPVPDRSARSVKITDALLIMVLAPLIVLGTSSLWTAGPRPPWLAAELAAMLAVVVGVVLLARPWPLAALVGAFLTLLWQDSFSLLLMAVAYLAGRRMDDPRPALALFGVVAAVGTARIALTTSAAPEHWISGAVTLAFGTALPWVVGMYRRQRVELAMAGWELAERLEREQRIIAEQARLRERSRIAQDMHDSLGHELSLIALRAGALEVASGVDGAVRCSARELRENAAAATERLREIVGVLREDTESVALEPADEDAAALVDRARASGLEVRLIRRGDPARLSPMADRAVHRIVQEALTNAAKYAPEAPVTVLLEHTPEFTFVLVANPEPRGGPAPGVGGGRRGLIGLHERVRLVGGVLRAGTGHAGGWRVEAWLPAGPRRVLGTERHSPAGREGEEPSRTRRDYHRARIRTRRGLLVLVALSVTGTALFVLLVMAVA, from the coding sequence ATGAGGTTCTCGGCTGCGGCGCTGCGCCGCCTGCTCCGCGCGGTGGTGCGCCCGGTCCCCGACCGCTCCGCCCGGAGCGTGAAGATCACCGACGCACTGCTGATCATGGTGCTGGCGCCACTGATCGTCCTGGGAACGTCCTCCCTGTGGACGGCCGGCCCCCGCCCCCCGTGGCTCGCCGCCGAACTGGCGGCGATGCTGGCCGTCGTGGTCGGTGTCGTGCTGCTGGCCCGCCCCTGGCCGCTGGCCGCGCTCGTCGGCGCGTTCCTCACCCTGCTGTGGCAGGACTCCTTCTCGCTGCTGCTGATGGCCGTCGCCTACCTGGCGGGCCGCCGGATGGACGACCCGCGTCCGGCGCTGGCGCTGTTCGGCGTGGTCGCGGCGGTGGGCACGGCACGGATCGCGCTGACCACGTCGGCCGCCCCGGAGCACTGGATCAGCGGGGCGGTGACCCTCGCCTTCGGCACCGCGCTTCCGTGGGTGGTGGGCATGTACCGGCGGCAGCGCGTGGAGTTGGCCATGGCCGGATGGGAGCTGGCCGAACGTCTGGAGCGGGAGCAGCGCATCATCGCCGAGCAGGCGCGGCTGCGGGAGAGGTCCCGCATCGCCCAGGACATGCACGACTCCCTCGGACACGAGCTGAGCCTGATCGCGCTGCGCGCGGGCGCGCTGGAGGTCGCCTCGGGCGTGGACGGGGCGGTCCGCTGCTCCGCGCGCGAACTCCGCGAGAACGCCGCGGCGGCCACCGAACGGCTCCGCGAGATCGTCGGGGTGCTGCGGGAGGACACCGAGTCGGTCGCCCTGGAGCCCGCCGATGAGGACGCGGCGGCGCTGGTCGACCGTGCCCGCGCCTCGGGACTGGAGGTGAGGCTGATCCGCCGGGGCGACCCCGCGCGGCTGTCGCCCATGGCGGACCGCGCCGTGCACCGGATCGTCCAGGAGGCGTTGACCAACGCCGCCAAGTACGCGCCCGAGGCGCCGGTCACCGTGCTGCTGGAGCACACCCCGGAGTTCACGTTCGTGCTGGTGGCCAACCCCGAACCACGCGGCGGCCCCGCCCCGGGGGTCGGCGGCGGGCGGCGCGGGCTGATCGGGCTGCACGAGCGCGTCCGACTGGTCGGCGGGGTGCTGCGGGCGGGGACCGGACACGCGGGCGGCTGGCGGGTCGAGGCGTGGCTGCCCGCGGGGCCGAGGAGGGTGCTCGGAACGGAGCGGCACTCCCCGGCCGGGCGGGAGGGGGAGGAGCCCAGCCGCACCCGGCGCGACTACCATCGGGCCCGGATCCGCACCCGCCGGGGACTGCTCGTGCTCGTCGCGCTGTCCGTGACGGGAACGGCTCTGTTCGTGCTGCTTGTCATGGCGGTCGCCTGA
- a CDS encoding response regulator has product MIRVLLADDETMIRAGVRAILGTDPQIEVVAEAADGHEAVALTRSHRPDVALLDIRMPRMDGLAAVAEIHRVVPRTAVAVLTTFGEDAYIARALRDGAAGFLLKSGDPHELIAGVRALAEGAAFLSPRVAQRVITELSGDRMTRTTEARRRIEPLTDREREVLSLVGAGLSNAEIARRLHLTEGTVKSYVSTILTRLGARNRVQAAIVAHEAGLVTGERA; this is encoded by the coding sequence GTGATCCGTGTGCTGTTGGCCGACGACGAGACGATGATCCGTGCGGGGGTGCGCGCCATCCTGGGCACGGACCCGCAGATCGAGGTGGTCGCCGAGGCCGCCGACGGGCACGAGGCCGTCGCGTTGACCCGGTCGCACCGGCCCGACGTGGCACTGCTGGACATCCGCATGCCCCGCATGGACGGCCTGGCCGCGGTCGCCGAGATCCACCGGGTCGTCCCGCGGACGGCGGTGGCCGTCCTCACCACCTTCGGCGAGGACGCCTACATCGCGCGGGCCCTGCGCGACGGCGCGGCCGGGTTCCTGCTCAAGTCGGGCGACCCCCACGAGCTGATCGCGGGGGTGCGCGCGCTCGCCGAAGGCGCCGCGTTCCTGTCCCCGCGGGTCGCCCAGCGGGTCATCACCGAGCTCAGCGGCGACCGGATGACGCGCACCACCGAGGCGCGCCGCCGCATCGAGCCCCTCACCGACCGGGAGCGCGAGGTCCTGTCGCTGGTCGGCGCGGGGCTGTCCAACGCCGAGATCGCCCGCCGCCTCCACCTCACCGAGGGCACCGTCAAGAGCTACGTCAGCACCATCCTGACCCGCCTGGGCGCCCGCAACCGGGTCCAGGCCGCGATCGTGGCCCACGAGGCGGGCCTGGTGACCGGAGAGCGGGCGTGA
- a CDS encoding DUF397 domain-containing protein: MIRTRGWRKSSYSVGESNCVEVAETPRAVLVRDTRHRDLGHLGFSPAEWAAFPSNLKNDLL, from the coding sequence GTGATCAGAACCAGGGGGTGGCGAAAGTCGTCCTATTCGGTTGGTGAGTCCAACTGCGTCGAGGTCGCCGAGACTCCCCGTGCTGTCCTGGTGCGGGACACCCGGCACCGCGACCTCGGGCACCTCGGTTTCTCCCCCGCCGAGTGGGCCGCCTTCCCCTCGAACCTCAAAAACGACCTGCTGTAG
- a CDS encoding Scr1 family TA system antitoxin-like transcriptional regulator, translating into MTEEEPNGLATTRIDRQAVFTSDLPPRYVAVIDEGVFHRPTGGRQVMAAQIDHLLAIGWRPV; encoded by the coding sequence ATGACCGAAGAGGAACCGAACGGGCTGGCCACAACCCGCATCGATCGGCAGGCTGTCTTCACCTCCGATCTGCCTCCCCGGTACGTGGCAGTCATCGACGAAGGCGTGTTCCACCGTCCCACTGGCGGCAGACAGGTCATGGCGGCCCAGATAGATCACCTGCTTGCCATTGGTTGGAGACCCGTGTGA